The Betta splendens chromosome 4, fBetSpl5.4, whole genome shotgun sequence genome contains a region encoding:
- the ebna1bp2 gene encoding probable rRNA-processing protein EBP2, which yields MEFADEDVMLGQESEEENSELSDSELQEAFAKGLLKPGMNVVANKPRTPVNSVEGLKQCLADFRKSLPWVERLDLTNPPAEDVFSKVDGKVENLANGDVNADDDFQREMFFYRQAQASVLEALPLLNKMGIATKRPDDYFAEMAKSDQHMQKIRKKLLTKQMIMEKSEKARKLREQRKFGKKVQIEVIQKRQKEKKAMMNAVKKYQKGMTDKLDFLDGDQKTGKESAQGSKKAMNKKGPSSKRKYKDQKFGFGGKKSGKKWNTKESYNDVSSFRAKVAHGKEGKGGKKGKGGKNKRPGKSVRRKMKSRS from the exons ATGGAGTTTGCAGACGAGGACGTGATGCTCGGCcaagagtcagaggaggagaacagcgAATTATCGGACAGTGAG cTGCAAGAAGCCTTCGCCAAAGGGCTGTTGAAACCAGGGATGAACGTTGTTGCAAATAAACCCAGAACGCCTGTGAACAGTGTG GAGGGGTTGAAGCAATGCCTTGCTGACTTCCGTAAAAGTCTTCCTTGGGTGGAGAGGTTGGACCTGACGAACCCGCCGGCTGAAGACGTTTTTTCCAAGGTTGATGGGAAAGTTGAGAATCTGGCAAATGGAGATGTCAACGCAGATGATGATTTCCAGAGAGAGATGTTCTT CTACCGTCAGGCTCAAGCTTCTGTTTTAGAAGCGTTGCCTCTACTAAACAAAATGGGCATAGCCACAAAAAGGCCCGACGATTACTTTGCAGAGATGGCAAAGTCCGACCAGCACATGCAGAAG atCAGAAAGAAGCTCCTCACAAAGCAGATGATCATGGAGAAGTCAGAGAAGGCAAGAAAACTGCGAGAGCAAAGGAAGTTTGGCAAAAAG GTGCAAATAGAAGTGATCCAGAagagacaaaaggaaaagaaagctATGATGAACGCTGTAAAGAAATACCAAAAAG GAATGACTGACAAGCTGGATTTCTTGGATGGAGACCAGAAGACGGGTAAAGAGTCTGCTCAGGGCTCGAAGAAGGCCATGAACAAGAAGGG CCCCAGCTCCAAGAGAAAGTACAAGGACCAGAAGTTTGGTTTTGGAGGAAAGAAGAGTGGAAAGAAATGGAACACAAAGGAGAGTTACAACGATGTTTCCAGTTTTCGTGCCAAAGTGGCTCATGGCAAGGAAGGAAAAGGTGGAAAGAAAGGCAAAGGAGGGAAAAAT AAGCGACCAGGAAAGTCCGTACGCAGGAAGATGAAGTCTCGCTCATAA
- the cfap144 gene encoding protein FAM183A, producing the protein MAANEKRDLVHQNAIHVETIRKEERCQKLHTEFSINPHRKLHVLPDKPMSKKPTEAIAENSDFLGVFHKARQEPTKKYRMPQTESQEIGWVSTPLISNRNDDRLNFFRSSTDVTKYKESALRSSS; encoded by the exons ATGGCGGCCAACGAGAAACGGGATCTGGTCCATCAAAACGCAATTCACGTCGAGACGATCCGGAAAGAAGAACGGTGCCAGAAGCTGCACACGGAGTTCAGCATCAATCCACACAGGAAAC tgcaCGTGCTGCCTGACAAACCCATGTCTAAGAAACCGACGGAAGCCATTGCAGAAAACT CCGACTTCCTGGGAGTCTTCCATAAGGCGCGTCAGGAACCCACCAAGAAATACCGGATGCCACAGACGGAGAGTCAGGAGATCGGATGGGTGTCCACTCCACTG ATCTCGAATCGCAACGACGACAGATTAAACTTTTTCAGATCCAGCACAGACGTCACCAAATACAAAGAATCTGCCCTGCGGTCATCGAGTTAG